The Littorina saxatilis isolate snail1 linkage group LG15, US_GU_Lsax_2.0, whole genome shotgun sequence genome contains a region encoding:
- the LOC138948008 gene encoding G-protein coupled receptor GRL101-like, whose product MDWVPHCGFIERTPTPTLEASDCPPTSQPSEQLQGKIEWELDSFNCTQELYFLHYRVPEGYGFVLEFHHVKLQQIDTLLIYSVENAEGNCQQQHGATLAAFPDSAGQEIMKDMIRKSGGIHAATFHTCQWGRQEEEGEGLVRALSPNNVPLFQCRYGQAIHYSLLCDGKSDCIDRSDEMDCRHPRFSPLLDSSFICRNSQELAKEKRCDGMKDCFDGSDEESCVSCQRGMILCPGLGCLPIYYGNQFNCPYIGRVYLFEEYTRLPSQVIMEGHGLSWLSSVKFPCGKGLYQCQEGFCIQTFMLNNGERDCPKGEDEDIPVYNMTCPGYYRCQGSGTCVDMLFVCDGVHHCPNKDDELHCHLTCPHDSGCVCEGQAYKCSKMINPLHNLHVRYLDLSFAANVSLDNVHFMEYLVFLNLSFCRLLNASVRDMPQLQTLDLSSNLLTRLSSLSLVTLSGVTYLDLSHNPLVKTLTAKFTAMLQVGELNNLRTLNLVNVGLTGIDSNIFNPLSKLKNLDVRANQLLRYSKESLHGLVSLEELYTDETKLCCPYFHPSVSRCHSPVDELSSCSDLLGKGIFKVCLWALSVLALVGNMGVLLYRLLLIRTRTPLSAASILVKTLCASDLLMGVYLVMIGVADAQLSGTYVSTEREWRSSVMCTVAGVLSLVSSEVSALLVSFITLDRVLVLCFPFKPQLHLTPRSTIFICLGVWLAGVVLAVVPLLTGFEFYGQTSICIPLPITLQQFSGQHYAFGVFIIFNFVIFLFIGAGQLMIYRAVRKASAASGTASRSRDLTVARRLFMIVLTDFCCWFPVGVMGLLAASAVPIPGEVNVWAAIFVLPLNSALNPFLYTLNALLEQSRQQRKERKIKKIVATLQNEISNFNAATVKDVIRICVRSGLVGKVAVDTMFDTTSGARILTNFDINAAEGCHDSKEVSHTEYDCNDNVLT is encoded by the exons ATGGATTGGGTCCCGCATTGTGGATTCATTGAAAGGACGCCAACACCCACATTGGAGGCATCCGACTGCCCACCCACTTCACAACCTTCTGAACAGCTCCAAGGCAAGATTGAGTGGGAACTTGACTCTTTTAACTGTACACAAGAGCTCTACTTCCTGCACTATCGTGTGCCTGAAGGTTACGGCTTTGTCTTGGAGTTTCATCATGTCAAACTGCAGCAAATAGACACCCTGTTAATCTACAGTGTTGAGAATG CTGAGGGGAACTGCCAGCAACAGCACGGTGCCACACTGGCGGCATTTCCTGACTCAGCCGGCCAAGAGATCATGAAGGACATGATTCGCAAAAGCGGGGGTATACACGCTGCG ACATTTCACACCTGTCAGTGGGGGAgacaggaggaggagggggagggccTTGTTAGAGCTTTGTCTCCAAACAACGTTCCGCTATTCCAGTGCCGTTATGGTCAGGCAATCCACTACTCGCTGCTCTGCGACGGAAAATCGGACTGTATTGACCGCAGTGATGAAATGGACTGCCGGCATCCGCGGTTTTCTCCCTTGTTGGACTCTTCTTTCATCTGCAGAAACTCCCAAGAATTAGCCAAGGAGAAACGGTGCGACGGAATGAAGGACTGTTTTGACGGCAGTGACGAGGAGTCGTGTGTTTCTTGTCAAAGAGGGATGATACTGTGCCCTGGTCTTGGCTGCCTCCCGATCTACTACGGCAACCAGTTTAATTGTCCTTACATAGGGAGAGTTTACCTATTCGAGGAATACACCCGACTCCCATCGCAAGTTATAATGGAAGGCCATGGACTGTCTTGGCTGTCGTCTGTCAAGTTTCCATGTGGCAAAGGACTGTATCAGTGCCAAGAGGGCTTCTGTATCCAAACCTTCATGCTCAACAACGGAGAACGGGACTGCCCCAAGGGAGAGGACGAAGACATCCCTGTGTACAACATGACCTGTCCCGGTTACTACAGGTGTCAGGGATCTGGTACCTGCGTCGACATGCTTTTCGTGTGTGATGGAGTTCACCACTGTCCCAACAAGGACGATGAACTGCACTGTCATCTAACCTGTCCACACGACAGCGGCTGTGTCTGTGAGGGTCAGGCCTACAAGTGTTCCAAGATGATCAATCCTCTTCACAACCTTCACGTGCGCTACCTGGACCTTAGCTTTGCTGCTAACGTGTCTCTTGACAACGTGCACTTCATGGAGTACCTGGTGTTCCTCAACCTgtccttctgtcgtctgctcaaCGCCAGTGTTAGGGACATGCCTCAGCTTCAGACTCTGGATCTCAGCTCCAACCTCTTGACACGGCTTTCTTCTCTGAGTCTCGTGACACTGTCCGGTGTGACCTACTTGGATCTCTCTCACAACCCCTTGGTCAAGACTCTGACTGCTAAATTCACTGCCATGCTGCAGGTCGGTGAGCTAAATAATTTGAGGACTTTAAACCTGGTTAACGTAGGCTTGACAGGCATTGACAGCAATATCTTTAACCCATTGTCCAAGCTGAAGAACCTCGACGTAAGAGCGAATCAGCTTCTTAGATACAGTAAAGAGTCACTGCACGGTCTGGTGTCGCTAGAAGAGCTGTACACAGATGAGACCAAGTTGTGCTGCCCTTACTTTCACCCTTCTGTGTCACGGTGCCACTCCCCTGTGGATGAACTCTCGTCGTGCAGTGACTTGCTGGGCAAGGGCATCTTCAAGGTGTGTCTCTGGGCCCTGTCAGTGCTGGCGCTGGTCGGAAACATGGGCGTCCTTCTCTACAGGTTGTTGTTAATCAGAACTCGCACCCCATTGTCTGCAGCCAGCATCCTGGTGAAGACTCTGTGTGCCTCTGACTTGCTGATGGGCGTGTACCTGGTGATGATCGGCGTGGCGGACGCCCAGCTGTCAGGGACCTACGTGTCCACGGAACGAGAGTGGAGGAGCAGCGTCATGTGCACGGTGGCCGGCGTCCTCTCTCTGGTGTCCAGCGAAGTGTCGGCTCTGTTGGTCAGTTTCATCACACTGGACCGCGTCCTGGTGCTGTGCTTCCCTTTCAAGCCACAGCTCCATCTTACACCTCGCTCCACAATCTTCATTTGTTTGGGGGTCTGGTTGGCTGGCGTCGTGCTGGCAGTAGTACCGCTCCTGACGGGATTTGAGTTCTATGGTCAGACCAGCATATGTATTCCGCTGCCCATCACACTGCAGCAATTCTCCGGGCAACACTACGCATTTGGCGTGTTCATCATCTTCAACTTTGTCATCTTCCTCTTCATAGGGGCGGGCCAGCTGATGATTTACCGGGCGGTCCGCAAAGCCAGTGCGGCGTCTGGGACAGCGAGTCGATCACGAGACTTAACTGTGGCCCGCCGTCTCTTCATGATCGTGCTGACAGACTTCTGCTGCTGGTTCCCTGTGGGTGTGATGGGCCTCCTTGCTGCAAGTGCAGTTCCTATCCCCGGTGAGGTCAACGTGTGGGCCGCCATCTTCGTGCTGCCGCTCAACTCGGCGCTTAACCCCTTCCTCTACACACTCAACGCGTTGCTGGAGCAGTCAAGACAACAGAGGAAGGAgaggaaaataaagaaaattgtGGCCACGCTTCAGAatgaaatctctaactttaacGCAGCCACAGTTAAAGATGTGATAAGAATATGTGTCCGCTCAGGACTGGTGGGGAAAGTCGCTGTGGATACGATGTTTGATACTACTTCCGGTGCCAGGATCCTGACTAACTTTGACATAAATGCTGCTGAGGGTTGCCATGACAGCAAGGAGGTGTCACACACTGAGTATGATTGTAACGATAATGTTCTTACATAG